In Flavobacterium sp. CS20, a single window of DNA contains:
- a CDS encoding glycoside hydrolase has protein sequence MHKAFLGFSLTVLIFLLFSNCQPQTQKISKINGLSFVASRDTIQQKHINPILDIHANWVSIMPFAFMRKADSTQLFYNNERQWYGERVTGVKQYIKLMHSNGIKVMLKPQIWIGGGDFTGYISMKTESDWKTFEQNYLDMLMLYAKVAEESNVEMFCIGTELNNFVSERPQFWTSLISSVKNVYSGELTYAENWDKIENVPFWSELDYIGVDAYFPISKEKTPSLDSVKMAWQPISQNLKTLSEKHDKPILFTEYGYRSIDFAGKEPWHSIRIDGQTNEVTQDVLLKGLMDSVWDQPWFAGGFLWKWFHNHDQASERHANRFSIRHKHAEQSIKKYYAKFE, from the coding sequence ATGCACAAAGCTTTTTTAGGTTTTAGCCTAACAGTCTTGATTTTTCTCTTGTTTAGTAATTGTCAACCACAGACCCAAAAAATATCAAAAATTAACGGATTGAGTTTTGTTGCTTCGAGAGATACAATTCAGCAAAAACACATTAATCCTATTTTAGATATTCACGCGAATTGGGTGTCAATTATGCCATTTGCATTTATGAGAAAAGCAGATTCAACACAACTCTTTTACAATAATGAAAGACAATGGTATGGCGAACGTGTTACAGGTGTGAAACAATACATTAAACTGATGCACAGCAATGGTATTAAAGTGATGCTTAAGCCACAAATATGGATTGGTGGTGGCGATTTTACAGGTTATATTTCAATGAAAACAGAAAGCGATTGGAAAACCTTTGAGCAAAATTATTTGGATATGCTTATGTTATATGCCAAAGTTGCTGAGGAAAGCAATGTAGAAATGTTTTGTATTGGCACTGAATTAAACAACTTTGTGTCTGAACGACCTCAATTTTGGACCTCATTAATTTCTTCTGTTAAAAACGTGTATTCTGGAGAGTTGACTTATGCTGAAAATTGGGATAAAATTGAAAATGTGCCTTTTTGGTCTGAATTAGATTATATCGGTGTTGATGCGTATTTTCCTATTTCCAAAGAAAAAACTCCGAGTTTAGATTCAGTAAAAATGGCTTGGCAACCCATTTCGCAAAACCTGAAAACTTTAAGTGAAAAACACGATAAACCAATTTTATTTACAGAATATGGTTATCGTAGTATAGACTTCGCGGGTAAAGAGCCTTGGCATTCAATCAGAATAGATGGTCAAACCAATGAAGTAACACAAGATGTTTTATTAAAAGGTTTAATGGATAGTGTTTGGGATCAACCTTGGTTTGCGGGTGGTTTTCTTTGGAAATGGTTTCACAATCACGATCAAGCTTCAGAAAGACACGCTAATCGCTTTAGTATTCGACATAAACATGCTGAACAAAGCATTAAAAAATATTATGCTAAATTTGAATAA
- a CDS encoding aldo/keto reductase family oxidoreductase, with the protein MKLNFSRIIQGCMTWGVWGKNFNTSEMAKRISENVDIGVTTFDHADIYGNYTTEKAFGQAFQQSELQRNKIQLISKCGIQLINEERDSYVKHYNYDSSYIIKQAEQSLKNLKTDYLDLFLLHQSSPLMQNNEILEAVTQLKKQGKIKAFGVSNFTPQQIDYISQNIEVSANQIECSLTHTQPIDDDTLLYHQQNNITTMAWSPLGESLKLGENSVLKQNLNKLSKQYNCSISQLVLAWLLHHPAQIYPVIGTTNPKRVKAALGSLDITLKHQDWFVLYEAARGHEVS; encoded by the coding sequence ATGAAACTAAATTTTTCAAGAATCATTCAAGGTTGTATGACTTGGGGTGTTTGGGGTAAAAACTTCAACACTTCAGAGATGGCAAAGCGTATTTCAGAAAATGTCGATATAGGCGTTACCACGTTTGACCACGCTGATATTTATGGCAACTATACTACAGAAAAAGCCTTTGGACAAGCCTTTCAGCAAAGTGAGCTTCAGCGTAATAAAATTCAACTGATTAGCAAATGTGGCATTCAACTCATTAATGAGGAACGAGACAGCTATGTAAAGCATTATAATTATGATTCTTCATACATCATAAAACAAGCTGAACAATCGCTTAAAAATTTAAAAACAGATTATCTCGATTTGTTTTTGCTTCATCAGTCAAGTCCGTTGATGCAAAACAACGAAATTTTAGAAGCAGTCACTCAACTCAAAAAACAAGGCAAAATCAAAGCCTTTGGCGTGTCTAATTTTACACCACAACAAATCGATTATATAAGTCAAAACATAGAAGTGTCAGCGAATCAAATTGAATGTTCGCTAACACACACACAACCTATTGATGATGACACATTGCTTTATCATCAGCAAAACAACATCACAACAATGGCGTGGTCACCATTAGGTGAAAGTTTAAAACTTGGAGAAAATTCTGTTTTAAAGCAAAACCTTAATAAACTTTCAAAACAGTATAATTGTTCAATATCACAATTGGTTTTGGCTTGGTTGCTACACCATCCAGCCCAAATATATCCTGTTATTGGAACAACAAACCCAAAACGGGTCAAAGCGGCTTTAGGCAGTCTCGATATTACATTAAAGCATCAAGATTGGTTTGTGTTATATGAAGCGGCAAGAGGACATGAAGTGAGTTGA
- a CDS encoding DUF5689 domain-containing protein, giving the protein MKTISFKLTFLFILALGLMTTSCVEDDDFDIPDVTVTDPEIDGELVTIGSILGTIQQNQGENFTIESNIYVEGYVISSDEAGNFFEELIIQDKPENPTAGIRISVNVNPLFTKYNFGRKIYVKLQGLTVGITNGVAAIGTVDGNRVGQIQESQSEDVILRTAETAEIVPLPVSISDFSDNLENLYVQLNNVQFPRSSVLVDEPLTFLAEPADEFDGERVLESCDSGNTTIVSTSTFADFRYLTLPTQAGSMAGVLSRDFFDEKFIFVLNTPETINFDQERCDPDLLFCDGPSGGSTTIFEEDFEVSNISNLTGWTNVNVSGGNLDYIISSFSGDSYAQISGFNSGETDSEAWLITPQIDLSATVEEDLSLQIQTNYDNGKILTIFITDNYTGDPTTTEWTQLDLEIPSGPSNGFGVFQPVSPTNISCAGENVWIGFRYISSDPNATTRYHIDDVTITGN; this is encoded by the coding sequence ATGAAAACAATTTCTTTTAAACTTACGTTTTTATTTATCTTAGCCCTTGGGTTGATGACAACCTCATGTGTTGAAGATGATGATTTTGATATACCTGATGTAACCGTAACAGATCCTGAAATAGATGGCGAATTGGTCACTATCGGATCTATCCTTGGCACAATCCAACAAAATCAAGGTGAAAATTTTACTATAGAAAGCAACATTTACGTAGAAGGATATGTCATATCTTCTGATGAAGCTGGTAATTTTTTTGAAGAACTTATCATTCAAGACAAACCAGAAAACCCAACAGCTGGGATAAGAATTTCAGTTAATGTCAATCCTTTGTTTACCAAATACAACTTTGGACGTAAAATTTATGTCAAATTACAAGGTCTAACGGTAGGCATAACAAATGGTGTAGCTGCAATAGGAACAGTAGATGGCAACAGAGTTGGACAAATTCAGGAAAGTCAATCTGAAGATGTGATTTTAAGAACCGCTGAAACCGCTGAAATTGTACCATTACCAGTATCAATCTCTGATTTTTCAGATAATTTAGAAAATTTGTATGTTCAATTGAATAATGTACAATTCCCTAGAAGTAGTGTCTTAGTTGATGAACCGCTTACGTTTCTTGCTGAGCCTGCAGATGAATTTGACGGTGAGCGTGTTCTTGAAAGTTGTGATTCAGGAAATACAACTATAGTAAGTACAAGCACTTTTGCAGATTTTAGATACTTAACGTTACCGACTCAAGCTGGAAGTATGGCAGGTGTGTTGTCTAGAGACTTTTTTGATGAAAAGTTTATTTTTGTTTTAAACACTCCAGAAACCATCAATTTTGATCAAGAGCGTTGTGATCCTGATTTATTATTCTGTGATGGTCCAAGTGGCGGCAGTACAACCATTTTTGAAGAAGATTTTGAAGTAAGTAATATCAGTAACCTAACTGGTTGGACTAACGTAAATGTTTCTGGAGGTAATTTAGATTATATCATTAGTTCATTTAGTGGTGATTCATATGCACAAATTTCAGGATTTAACTCAGGTGAGACTGATTCAGAAGCTTGGTTAATCACGCCACAAATTGACCTATCGGCTACTGTTGAAGAAGATTTGAGCCTACAAATTCAAACCAACTATGATAATGGAAAAATCTTAACAATATTTATTACAGACAATTATACAGGAGATCCAACAACTACTGAATGGACACAGCTTGACCTTGAAATTCCAAGTGGCCCTAGTAATGGTTTTGGAGTATTTCAACCTGTCAGTCCAACAAACATAAGCTGTGCAGGTGAAAATGTTTGGATTGGTTTCCGATACATTAGCTCTGATCCTAATGCAACAACTCGTTATCATATAGATGATGTAACTATTACAGGTAACTAA
- a CDS encoding 4Fe-4S dicluster domain-containing protein: MSTSQNMSMTGRARDSLNAQQKIATVIGMVGLLILGISAFNVQLQPQALWLTVSLIMIAGGIIWYAKASYAGTEPGIKNDGVFFKSISSRGLWAYLTGIGLTGFYILLYFYPEFLGLVKDGDNTGVIALFDPLSKALSGNPASQWFVYGTLYTLVILAFGIKFIWKYRHSKYQLIRTISVMFFQTSFAFLIPEFMARLNGDKLNLPYYDLKNICTLNYYNFDQYRVDAMISSGDIGIALLIFGLASIFIITPILTYFYGKRWYCSWVCGCGGLAETSGDSFRQNSDKTLFAWRVERWVIHSVLVFVTLMTTAVVYSYLKTDQYWLHGDTFLWAVGILLTLIFAGVMIFKREQFKKDAKIGAIAYMVVILVLLGLHAFQDVQLFLFDSYKSRSTYGFLIGSIFSGVIGTGFYPIFGNRVWCRFGCPMVAILGFQQRLFSKFRITTNGGQCISCGNCSTYCEMGIDVRAYAQKGENIVRSSCVGCGICSAVCPRGVLNLENDSLNGRINSKDVLLGNDVDLMDYVNSSKI, from the coding sequence ATGAGTACATCACAAAATATGTCTATGACTGGACGTGCAAGAGATAGTTTAAATGCACAGCAAAAAATAGCGACTGTTATTGGTATGGTTGGTCTATTAATTTTGGGTATTTCAGCTTTTAATGTGCAATTACAACCACAAGCACTTTGGTTGACGGTGTCACTAATTATGATTGCTGGTGGAATTATTTGGTATGCCAAAGCTTCTTATGCAGGAACAGAACCAGGTATTAAAAATGATGGCGTATTTTTCAAGTCCATTTCATCACGCGGACTTTGGGCTTATCTCACAGGTATTGGTTTAACGGGTTTTTATATTTTACTTTATTTTTATCCTGAATTTTTAGGCTTAGTAAAAGATGGCGATAACACTGGTGTCATTGCTTTATTTGATCCTTTAAGCAAAGCTTTAAGCGGCAATCCGGCCAGCCAGTGGTTTGTGTATGGAACACTTTATACTTTAGTGATTTTAGCCTTTGGGATTAAATTTATTTGGAAATATAGGCATAGCAAATATCAACTCATTAGAACTATTTCTGTGATGTTTTTTCAGACGTCTTTTGCGTTTCTGATTCCAGAATTTATGGCAAGGTTAAATGGTGATAAATTGAATTTACCTTACTATGATTTAAAAAATATTTGTACTTTAAATTATTATAACTTCGACCAATACAGAGTTGACGCTATGATTAGCTCTGGCGATATTGGCATTGCTTTGTTGATTTTTGGTTTGGCTTCTATTTTTATCATCACCCCGATTTTAACTTACTTTTACGGCAAACGCTGGTATTGTTCATGGGTTTGTGGTTGTGGTGGTTTGGCTGAAACTTCTGGCGATAGTTTTAGGCAAAACAGTGATAAAACCCTTTTTGCTTGGCGTGTAGAGCGTTGGGTCATTCACAGTGTCTTGGTGTTTGTTACCTTAATGACAACGGCTGTGGTATATTCTTATCTTAAAACCGATCAATATTGGCTACATGGCGATACGTTTTTATGGGCAGTTGGAATTTTGCTCACACTTATTTTTGCGGGTGTGATGATTTTTAAACGTGAGCAATTCAAAAAAGATGCTAAAATTGGTGCTATAGCCTATATGGTAGTGATTTTAGTGCTTCTAGGCTTACATGCCTTTCAAGATGTACAATTGTTTTTATTTGATAGCTACAAGTCGCGAAGCACTTATGGATTTTTAATTGGCAGTATTTTCTCAGGAGTGATTGGCACTGGCTTTTATCCCATTTTTGGCAATCGGGTTTGGTGTAGATTTGGTTGTCCTATGGTCGCGATTTTAGGTTTTCAACAGCGGTTATTTTCAAAATTCAGAATTACAACTAACGGCGGTCAGTGTATTTCTTGTGGCAACTGTTCTACTTATTGCGAAATGGGTATTGATGTTAGAGCTTACGCTCAAAAAGGTGAAAACATTGTGCGTTCATCTTGCGTTGGTTGTGGGATTTGCTCAGCTGTTTGCCCACGTGGTGTGCTCAATCTTGAAAACGATAGCCTGAATGGACGCATTAACTCAAAAGACGTATTATTAGGAAATGATGTAGATTTGATGGATTATGTCAACAGCTCTAAAATTTAA
- a CDS encoding TonB-dependent receptor, giving the protein MNKFSTGRPQWTQWGGLNDIQRNRTLSMNTHANEFQFGDLAGTTNIDMRASGQRKGGRVSFASSNRSYQGRVMGSYNSGILSNGWSYSVLMSRRFGEEGFQDATLYDANSFSASVEKQINDKHSLNFTGFYTPNRRGLSNAITQEVEDLKGRRYNPEWGYQNGDKRNVRIRTIEQPVFMLNHYWDINENISLNTNVGYQFGTLGTTRIDNGGTRRIQGPNGEDTYIGGARNPSRVYWQKLPSYFLQDPNPTTTDLANAYTAQQAFLEDGQFDWNAVYEANLNNAILGGNSTYILKEDLVDDDLIQFNSVLNAKLNDRITLNASVDYRSLNSENYAEVADLLGGQQFLDIDFFADENTQAIGSAVDVAQSDLRNPNRLVVEGDRYKYNYEIDVEEYNAFAQAQFQYDWVDFYVAGKFGQTTYQRTGLYENGYYPGEQSFGEGEELSFDNLMTKIGGVFKVKGGHYLDVNATYIQKAPTIRNSYSNPRQNNMVVEDLKEVISTSADLSYIYRSPIIQARLTGYYTKIEDETNVGFYFTEDLTGFNSDNASAFVQEVMTGIDRQHIGAELGIEAQVTPTIKLKAAGAWGQHTYDSNPNLYLTSQDFGTQKIRFGSGKTALKDLKVSGESQQAYQLGFEYRDPNFWNIGITSNYYSNAYVSPSGLVDSENFRLDLDNQEFANFDPDIARQTLKQEKFDDYFLFNAIGGKSWKVGDYYIGFFAVINNIFGENYITGGFEQSRKANYQNRTEDLNRDKPLFGNRYFFGRGTTYYLNVYVRF; this is encoded by the coding sequence ATGAATAAATTTTCAACCGGAAGACCACAATGGACGCAATGGGGTGGCTTAAATGATATCCAAAGAAATCGAACACTAAGTATGAATACTCATGCTAATGAATTTCAATTTGGTGATCTTGCTGGAACAACCAATATTGATATGAGAGCTTCTGGTCAACGCAAAGGCGGACGTGTGTCTTTTGCGTCTTCAAACCGTTCTTATCAAGGCAGAGTTATGGGAAGCTATAACTCTGGCATATTGTCTAACGGCTGGTCTTACTCCGTATTAATGTCTAGACGTTTTGGCGAGGAAGGTTTTCAAGATGCTACGCTTTACGATGCCAATTCATTTTCTGCTTCGGTAGAAAAACAAATCAATGACAAACACAGTTTAAACTTTACTGGCTTTTATACTCCAAATCGAAGAGGTTTATCTAATGCTATAACCCAAGAAGTTGAAGACCTGAAAGGTCGTCGATACAACCCAGAATGGGGTTACCAAAATGGAGATAAACGAAATGTAAGAATCAGAACCATCGAACAACCAGTATTTATGTTAAACCACTATTGGGATATCAATGAAAATATTTCCTTAAACACCAATGTTGGCTACCAATTTGGAACTCTGGGAACAACCCGTATTGATAATGGTGGAACCCGAAGAATTCAAGGACCAAATGGTGAAGATACCTACATCGGTGGTGCCAGAAATCCTTCACGAGTATATTGGCAAAAGCTACCGAGTTACTTTTTGCAAGACCCAAATCCTACAACAACAGACCTCGCAAACGCATATACAGCTCAACAAGCTTTCTTAGAAGATGGTCAATTTGACTGGAATGCCGTTTACGAAGCCAACTTAAACAACGCCATTCTTGGTGGCAACTCCACCTACATCTTAAAAGAAGATTTGGTTGACGATGATTTGATACAGTTTAACTCTGTATTGAACGCTAAACTTAATGATAGAATAACTTTAAACGCCAGTGTTGATTACCGTTCATTGAACAGTGAAAACTATGCAGAAGTTGCGGATTTACTCGGTGGGCAACAATTTTTAGATATAGATTTCTTTGCTGATGAAAACACGCAAGCTATTGGCTCTGCTGTTGATGTTGCTCAATCCGACTTAAGAAACCCAAACCGATTAGTGGTTGAAGGCGACCGTTATAAATATAATTACGAAATAGACGTTGAAGAATACAACGCCTTTGCACAAGCTCAATTTCAATATGATTGGGTGGATTTTTACGTAGCTGGTAAATTTGGACAAACCACTTATCAACGAACTGGTTTATATGAAAACGGATATTATCCTGGTGAACAATCCTTTGGTGAAGGTGAAGAACTTAGTTTTGATAACCTCATGACTAAAATTGGTGGTGTTTTTAAAGTTAAAGGCGGTCATTATTTAGATGTTAATGCGACTTACATTCAAAAAGCACCAACGATAAGAAACTCTTATAGCAACCCGAGACAAAACAATATGGTTGTTGAAGACCTTAAAGAAGTAATTTCTACCTCGGCAGATTTGAGTTACATCTACCGCTCGCCTATAATTCAAGCAAGATTAACAGGTTATTATACCAAAATAGAAGATGAAACCAATGTCGGTTTTTACTTTACCGAAGACCTTACAGGCTTTAATTCAGACAACGCCAGTGCTTTTGTACAAGAAGTGATGACAGGTATAGATCGCCAACACATTGGTGCTGAATTAGGAATTGAAGCTCAAGTCACACCAACCATAAAGCTTAAAGCTGCTGGTGCTTGGGGTCAACATACCTATGATAGCAACCCTAATTTATACTTAACAAGCCAAGATTTTGGCACTCAAAAAATCAGATTCGGAAGTGGTAAAACTGCTTTGAAAGACCTTAAAGTATCAGGTGAATCACAACAAGCCTATCAACTTGGTTTTGAATATCGCGATCCTAATTTCTGGAACATCGGAATTACTTCAAACTACTATTCAAATGCTTATGTTAGTCCGAGTGGTTTAGTAGATTCAGAAAACTTTAGATTAGACTTAGATAATCAAGAGTTTGCAAATTTTGACCCTGACATTGCCAGACAAACTTTGAAACAAGAAAAATTTGACGATTATTTCTTATTCAACGCCATCGGTGGAAAATCATGGAAAGTTGGTGATTACTATATTGGCTTTTTTGCTGTGATTAACAATATTTTTGGCGAAAATTACATCACAGGTGGTTTTGAACAATCGCGCAAAGCCAATTACCAAAACCGTACCGAAGACCTTAATCGAGATAAACCATTATTTGGCAACCGCTATTTTTTTGGAAGAGGCACAACTTACTATTTAAATGTATATGTTAGATTTTAA
- a CDS encoding endonuclease/exonuclease/phosphatase family protein has product MKTILDLRLLTLALLIAFSARSQDKKYRILTVAFYNQENLFDIEDDPNKLDERSPIMEMDSTARPDVYKKKIANMAKVISKIGTDFAGVPPAIIGVCEVENDDVLLDLVNHPRLRPFNYGVIHYDLPDERSIDTGLLYQKSQFIPTNSVAHEVKIFYGIDKSKRNYTRDVLVVSGKLRGEDFHFIVNHWPSRSGGQKRSEPGRLTVAKVTKKAIDSLQAIDPYAKIMVMGDFNDGPYNKSIAEVIGAKFNKEEVGFKEFYNPYEEIRKKGGGTIAYRGSWDIFDQIFFSEPLLNSEDYSEFRYYKSGVFAPTFLQTPKGRWKGYPYRSFAGGFTGGYSDHFPVFVYLIREIEEDK; this is encoded by the coding sequence ATGAAAACAATTTTAGATTTAAGACTGCTTACATTAGCATTGCTCATAGCCTTTAGTGCAAGATCTCAAGATAAAAAATACAGGATATTAACTGTGGCATTTTATAATCAAGAAAACTTATTTGACATAGAAGATGATCCAAATAAACTAGATGAGCGTTCACCAATTATGGAAATGGATTCGACGGCTCGACCTGATGTTTATAAAAAGAAAATTGCCAATATGGCAAAAGTTATTTCTAAAATTGGAACGGATTTTGCTGGAGTGCCACCAGCTATAATTGGGGTTTGTGAGGTTGAAAATGATGATGTGCTTCTCGACTTGGTCAATCATCCGCGATTACGTCCATTTAATTATGGTGTGATTCATTATGATCTGCCTGATGAAAGAAGTATCGATACAGGTTTACTCTACCAAAAATCACAGTTTATTCCTACAAATTCTGTGGCTCATGAAGTCAAAATATTTTATGGAATAGATAAAAGTAAGCGTAACTATACCCGCGATGTGCTTGTTGTATCTGGAAAATTAAGAGGAGAAGATTTTCATTTTATTGTCAACCACTGGCCATCTAGAAGTGGCGGGCAAAAGCGTTCTGAGCCAGGAAGACTTACTGTCGCCAAAGTTACTAAAAAAGCCATTGACTCTTTACAAGCTATAGATCCTTACGCTAAAATTATGGTCATGGGTGATTTTAATGATGGACCATATAACAAAAGTATTGCTGAAGTTATCGGTGCTAAATTTAACAAAGAAGAAGTTGGCTTTAAAGAATTTTATAATCCTTATGAAGAAATTCGTAAAAAAGGTGGTGGCACAATCGCCTATCGTGGCAGTTGGGATATTTTTGATCAAATTTTCTTTAGCGAGCCTTTGCTCAATAGTGAAGATTATTCTGAATTTAGATATTATAAATCTGGTGTTTTTGCACCAACATTTTTGCAAACTCCTAAAGGTCGATGGAAAGGTTATCCTTATAGAAGTTTTGCTGGTGGGTTTACTGGAGGCTACAGTGACCACTTTCCAGTATTTGTGTATTTGATTAGAGAGATTGAGGAAGATAAGTAA
- a CDS encoding NAD(P)/FAD-dependent oxidoreductase — MEHIAIIGNGIAGVTAARHIRKQTDYKITLISAEAKHFFSRTALMYVYMGHMKWQHIKPYEDWFWDKNRIELKQGYVKTVDTDNKQLLFEDQSQLKYDKLIIACGSKPNKFGWPGQDLDGVSGMYSKQDLETIEEYAPNPEQCKRGVIVGGGLIGIELAEMSRSRDIPVTMLVREKSFWNGVLPDGESQMINEHILEHHIDLRLGVNLERIKADENGKAKSIIVKETREEIECDYVGLTAGVSPNIDFLKDSGIETGKGVKVNKYLETNIEDVYAIGDCVEQQEPTGKRPPVEAVWYTGRMMGEVVAQTICGRKTAYKPGHWFNSAKFLDIEYQTYGWVFPKRHCEEYEKHFHWRHPENKVCVTLSYHKDTRKFLGINTFGIRMRHEVFDQWLTEERDIDDVVEHLKEANFDPEFFKRYEKDIYETYRKQFVEV; from the coding sequence ATGGAGCATATCGCAATTATTGGTAATGGCATAGCTGGCGTTACTGCTGCAAGACACATTAGAAAACAAACGGATTATAAAATTACATTGATTTCTGCCGAAGCTAAACACTTCTTTTCTCGAACGGCATTAATGTATGTCTATATGGGTCATATGAAATGGCAACACATCAAACCTTACGAAGATTGGTTTTGGGATAAAAACCGTATTGAACTTAAACAAGGTTATGTAAAAACGGTGGATACAGATAACAAACAATTGCTTTTTGAAGATCAATCTCAATTGAAATACGACAAGCTTATCATTGCCTGTGGTTCCAAACCCAACAAATTCGGTTGGCCAGGTCAAGACCTTGATGGGGTTAGCGGAATGTATTCTAAACAAGATTTAGAAACCATAGAAGAATATGCGCCAAATCCTGAACAGTGCAAAAGAGGCGTAATTGTTGGCGGTGGTTTAATAGGGATCGAGTTGGCTGAAATGTCGCGTTCAAGAGATATACCGGTTACGATGTTAGTCCGCGAAAAAAGCTTTTGGAATGGCGTTTTGCCCGATGGCGAGTCGCAAATGATCAACGAACACATTTTAGAACATCATATTGATTTAAGACTTGGTGTCAACTTAGAGCGTATTAAGGCCGATGAAAACGGCAAAGCCAAATCCATTATCGTTAAGGAAACTCGTGAAGAAATTGAATGTGATTACGTCGGTTTGACCGCTGGAGTTTCACCAAATATTGACTTTTTAAAAGACAGTGGTATTGAAACTGGAAAAGGTGTAAAAGTGAATAAATATTTAGAAACCAATATTGAAGATGTTTATGCCATTGGCGATTGTGTGGAACAACAAGAGCCAACAGGGAAACGACCACCTGTAGAAGCAGTTTGGTACACAGGACGAATGATGGGCGAAGTCGTCGCACAAACGATTTGTGGGAGAAAAACCGCCTATAAGCCAGGACATTGGTTTAATTCGGCTAAATTTCTCGACATTGAATATCAAACCTATGGATGGGTTTTCCCCAAACGTCATTGCGAAGAATACGAAAAGCATTTTCATTGGCGTCACCCTGAAAATAAAGTATGTGTGACTTTATCTTATCATAAAGACACACGAAAGTTTTTGGGAATCAATACTTTTGGTATCCGTATGCGACATGAGGTTTTTGATCAATGGTTGACTGAAGAACGCGATATTGATGATGTGGTTGAGCATTTAAAAGAGGCTAATTTTGATCCTGAATTTTTTAAACGGTATGAAAAAGACATATATGAAACTTATAGAAAGCAATTTGTAGAAGTTTGA